One stretch of Oceanimonas pelagia DNA includes these proteins:
- a CDS encoding DoxX family protein, with amino-acid sequence MTFTQRCCRLRASLNRLPHSLLALLGRFSIAAVFWRSGQTKVNNFSLDIVSGEFSLGWPSLNPSAVFLFREEYRLPLLSPELGALLAATAEHVFPLLLLLGLATRLSALALLGMTLVIQVLVYPGAWPLHGIWATVLLLLIARGPGVVSLDHWLTRGRCD; translated from the coding sequence ATGACCTTTACCCAACGGTGCTGCCGGCTGCGGGCCTCGCTCAACCGCCTGCCCCATTCCCTGCTCGCCCTGCTGGGGCGGTTCTCCATCGCCGCCGTGTTCTGGCGCTCGGGCCAGACCAAGGTGAACAACTTCAGCCTCGATATCGTCAGCGGCGAGTTCAGCCTGGGGTGGCCCAGTCTGAATCCGTCGGCGGTGTTTCTGTTTCGGGAAGAATACCGGCTGCCGCTGCTCTCCCCCGAGCTGGGGGCGCTGCTGGCGGCCACCGCCGAGCATGTGTTTCCGCTGCTGCTGCTGCTGGGGCTGGCTACCCGGTTGTCGGCACTGGCGCTGCTGGGCATGACCCTGGTGATCCAGGTGTTGGTGTACCCGGGAGCCTGGCCGCTGCATGGCATCTGGGCCACGGTACTGCTGCTGCTGATCGCCCGCGGCCCCGGTGTAGTGTCATTGGATCATTGGCTAACTCGAGGACGTTGTGATTAA
- a CDS encoding BufA1 family periplasmic bufferin-type metallophore yields MNKVNTATTLAFALSTALAASGTALADNHAGAEHDMEKCYGVALAGQNDCAAGPGTTCAGTSKTDYQGNAWKLVPAGTCLETDSPTSPTGKGQLDAFEEVKA; encoded by the coding sequence ATGAACAAGGTCAACACCGCCACCACCCTCGCCTTTGCCCTGAGCACCGCCCTGGCCGCTTCGGGCACCGCCTTGGCCGACAACCATGCCGGCGCCGAGCACGACATGGAAAAATGCTACGGCGTGGCCCTGGCCGGCCAGAATGACTGCGCCGCCGGCCCCGGTACCACCTGCGCCGGTACTTCAAAAACCGACTATCAGGGCAACGCCTGGAAGCTGGTACCCGCCGGCACCTGCCTGGAAACCGACTCGCCCACCTCGCCCACCGGCAAGGGCCAGCTGGACGCCTTTGAAGAGGTCAAGGCCTGA
- a CDS encoding NADP-dependent isocitrate dehydrogenase: MTTKQSTIVYTLTDEAPALATYSLLPIIRTFTDAAGIDVTLSDISLAGRVLAAFPERLTDEQRVADGLAELGELTQDPHANIIKLPNISASVPQLRACIKELQSQGYNVPDFPEEPKTDEEKAIREAYSKVLGSAVNPVLRQGNSDRRAPAAVKAFARKYPHSMGAWSKASRSHADYMTGGDFFSSEQSVTMDKAQTVRIEFIGQDGKPQLKKELALQQGEVLDSMFMSARALESFFEQTLQDCKETGVMWSLHVKATMMKVSHPIVFGHAVKVFYKEVFDKYGKLFDELGVNPNNGMSSVLEKIKSLPQSTQEEIEEAIHDCYEHRPELAMVDSVKGITNLHVPSDVIVDASMPAMIRNSGQMWGRDGKLKDTKAVMPESTYARIYQEVINFCKTNGAFDPRTMGSVSNVGLMAMKAEEYGSHDKTFELTENGTMRVVNEAGEVLMQHDVEKGDIWRACQTKDAAIRDWVKLAVNRARNSDTPAVFWLDDERAHDNELRKKVEAYLQEHDLSGLDIRIMAYNEAIRFSMERMKRGKDTISVTGNVLRDYLTDLFPIMELGTSAKMLSIVPMLAGGGMYETGAGGSAPKHVQQLMEENHLRWDSLGEFLALAVSLEELGIKEGNDRAKLLARCLDKATELLLDNGKSPSRRAGELDNRGSHFYLALYWAQQLATQTEDAELAAHFAPLAKALADNEDQIVSELNAVQGQPAGVQGYYHADPAVLEKVMRPSTTLNQALAQLNG; the protein is encoded by the coding sequence ATGACCACCAAACAATCGACCATCGTCTATACCCTGACCGACGAAGCCCCCGCTCTGGCCACCTACTCTCTGCTGCCCATTATTCGCACCTTCACCGACGCCGCCGGCATTGATGTTACCCTGAGCGACATCTCCCTGGCCGGCCGCGTACTGGCCGCCTTTCCCGAGCGCCTGACCGACGAGCAGCGCGTGGCCGACGGCCTGGCCGAGCTGGGTGAGCTGACCCAGGACCCGCACGCCAACATCATCAAGCTGCCCAACATCAGTGCTTCGGTGCCCCAGCTGCGCGCCTGCATCAAGGAGCTGCAGTCCCAGGGTTATAACGTGCCCGATTTCCCGGAAGAGCCGAAGACCGACGAAGAAAAAGCCATCCGCGAGGCCTACTCCAAGGTGCTGGGCAGCGCAGTAAACCCGGTGCTGCGCCAGGGTAACTCCGACCGTCGCGCCCCGGCCGCGGTCAAGGCCTTTGCCCGCAAATACCCCCATTCCATGGGAGCCTGGAGCAAGGCGTCCCGCTCCCACGCCGACTACATGACCGGCGGTGACTTCTTCTCCAGCGAGCAGTCCGTGACCATGGACAAGGCCCAGACCGTGCGCATCGAGTTCATCGGTCAGGACGGCAAGCCCCAGCTGAAAAAAGAGCTGGCGCTGCAGCAAGGTGAAGTGCTCGACAGCATGTTCATGAGCGCCAGGGCGCTGGAAAGCTTCTTTGAGCAGACCCTGCAGGACTGCAAGGAAACCGGCGTGATGTGGTCCCTGCACGTCAAGGCCACCATGATGAAGGTGTCTCACCCCATCGTGTTCGGCCACGCGGTCAAGGTGTTCTACAAGGAAGTGTTCGACAAGTACGGCAAGCTGTTTGACGAGCTGGGTGTAAACCCCAACAACGGCATGAGCAGCGTACTGGAGAAGATCAAGAGCCTGCCCCAGTCCACTCAGGAAGAAATCGAAGAAGCCATTCACGACTGCTACGAGCACCGTCCGGAGCTGGCCATGGTGGACTCGGTGAAAGGCATCACCAACCTGCACGTGCCGAGCGACGTGATCGTGGACGCCTCCATGCCCGCCATGATCCGCAACTCCGGTCAGATGTGGGGCCGCGACGGCAAGCTGAAGGACACCAAGGCGGTGATGCCCGAGTCCACCTATGCCCGCATCTATCAGGAAGTGATCAACTTCTGCAAGACCAACGGCGCCTTTGATCCGCGCACCATGGGCTCGGTGTCCAACGTGGGCCTGATGGCGATGAAGGCCGAGGAATACGGCTCGCACGACAAGACCTTTGAGCTGACCGAAAACGGCACCATGCGGGTGGTCAACGAGGCCGGCGAGGTGCTGATGCAGCACGACGTGGAAAAAGGCGACATCTGGCGTGCCTGCCAGACCAAGGACGCCGCCATTCGCGACTGGGTCAAACTGGCGGTGAACCGCGCCCGCAACTCCGACACCCCGGCGGTGTTCTGGCTGGACGACGAACGCGCCCACGACAACGAGCTGCGCAAGAAGGTGGAAGCCTACCTGCAGGAGCATGACCTGTCCGGCCTGGACATTCGCATCATGGCCTACAACGAGGCCATTCGCTTCTCCATGGAGCGCATGAAGCGCGGCAAGGACACCATTTCCGTGACCGGCAACGTGCTGCGTGACTACCTGACCGATCTGTTCCCCATCATGGAACTGGGCACCTCCGCCAAGATGCTGTCCATCGTGCCCATGCTGGCCGGCGGCGGCATGTACGAGACCGGTGCCGGCGGCTCCGCGCCCAAGCACGTGCAGCAGCTGATGGAAGAAAACCACCTGCGCTGGGATTCCCTGGGTGAGTTCCTGGCCCTGGCAGTGTCGCTGGAGGAGCTGGGCATCAAGGAAGGCAACGACCGCGCCAAGCTGCTGGCCAGGTGTCTGGACAAGGCCACCGAGCTGCTGCTGGACAACGGCAAGTCACCGTCCCGTCGCGCCGGCGAGCTGGACAACCGCGGCAGCCACTTCTATCTGGCCCTGTACTGGGCTCAGCAGCTGGCCACCCAGACCGAGGACGCCGAACTGGCCGCCCACTTCGCGCCCCTGGCCAAGGCCCTGGCCGACAACGAAGACCAGATCGTCAGCGAACTGAACGCCGTGCAGGGCCAGCCCGCCGGCGTTCAGGGCTACTACCATGCCGATCCGGCCGTTCTGGAAAAGGTGATGCGCCCCAGCACCACCCTGAACCAGGCCCTGGCCCAGCTGAACGGCTAA
- a CDS encoding universal stress protein yields MSRITHILYATDFSEGAAGAASLARELAEAHGARLHLLHVITELDNRHRRGIPASVMDAFTREVKTQAMSDLHAFKERHFQGLANELTTELRLGHGADEILAGADAYGADLIVLGTQGRRGMEKWLLGSTAERVLRQSRIPVLTVPERD; encoded by the coding sequence ATGTCACGGATTACCCACATACTCTATGCCACCGACTTCTCCGAGGGCGCCGCCGGGGCGGCGTCCCTGGCGCGGGAGCTGGCCGAGGCTCATGGCGCGCGGCTGCATCTGCTGCATGTGATCACCGAGCTCGACAACCGCCACCGCCGCGGCATTCCCGCCAGCGTGATGGACGCCTTTACCAGGGAGGTGAAAACCCAGGCCATGAGCGATCTGCACGCCTTCAAGGAGCGTCATTTTCAGGGCCTGGCGAACGAGCTGACCACCGAGCTGCGTCTGGGCCACGGCGCGGACGAAATTCTGGCCGGTGCCGACGCGTACGGCGCCGATCTGATTGTGCTCGGCACGCAAGGCCGGCGCGGCATGGAAAAGTGGCTGCTCGGCTCCACCGCCGAGCGGGTGCTGCGCCAGTCTCGCATTCCGGTACTGACCGTGCCCGAGCGTGACTGA
- a CDS encoding methyl-accepting chemotaxis protein — protein MRENLPVTHRERTFDASERLVSTTDIHGNILHCNDAFVNVSGYPREELIGQPHNLVRHPDMPPAAFKVMWEHLKAGQPWMGLVKNRCKNGDHYWVDAYVSPITEGGKVVGFESVRACPDREDVARAERLYARLRAGASLPRASILSRPWCWLGAAQLPVAALLVSGNTDAAVMLELLSLAAFGGWVSHWHRHTLIRLDELLGGAFRHELAVHTHSREQGMLGRLKAGIRSEKARLTATITRIEDAAGQVTRSSDSGQARSRQARNGMAGLRQETEQVATAMHEMSASINDVTAHVQETATQADRASQMAYQGLEMAGVTREAIAGLKNTVDDIGAEVQRLAQQITGIAQVADMIETLSEQTNLLALNAAIEAARAGEQGRGFAVVADEVRRLAARTRESTGEIHRIVAELSDRAGSSVAVAEQGKIGAEAGLGRVVETEKSLSGITSAVSRIADMSMQMATAVEQQARVAEDINRQAVHMASLSDSGLAQADSAAGSMAELQSVAGELHDLVVRLRR, from the coding sequence ATGAGAGAGAACCTTCCCGTTACCCACCGGGAACGCACCTTCGACGCCAGTGAGCGGCTGGTCTCGACCACCGATATTCACGGCAATATTCTTCACTGCAACGACGCCTTTGTGAACGTCAGCGGCTATCCCCGTGAGGAGCTGATTGGCCAGCCCCACAATCTGGTGCGTCATCCGGACATGCCACCGGCCGCCTTTAAGGTCATGTGGGAGCATCTCAAGGCGGGACAGCCCTGGATGGGCCTGGTCAAAAACCGCTGCAAGAACGGCGACCACTACTGGGTGGATGCCTATGTGTCGCCCATTACCGAGGGCGGCAAGGTGGTGGGGTTTGAATCGGTGCGCGCCTGCCCCGACCGGGAAGACGTGGCCCGGGCCGAGCGGCTTTACGCCCGGCTGCGGGCGGGGGCGTCCCTGCCACGCGCCTCCATACTGTCCCGGCCCTGGTGCTGGCTGGGGGCCGCCCAGCTTCCGGTTGCCGCCCTGCTGGTCAGTGGCAATACCGACGCCGCGGTGATGCTCGAATTACTGTCGCTGGCCGCCTTTGGCGGCTGGGTGAGCCACTGGCACCGGCACACCCTGATCCGGCTCGATGAACTGCTGGGCGGTGCCTTTCGCCACGAGCTGGCCGTGCATACCCACAGCCGGGAGCAGGGCATGCTGGGCCGGCTCAAGGCGGGCATTCGCAGTGAAAAGGCCCGGCTGACGGCCACCATTACCCGCATTGAAGACGCCGCCGGCCAGGTGACCCGCAGCTCCGACAGCGGCCAGGCAAGGTCCCGCCAGGCCCGGAATGGCATGGCCGGTCTGCGTCAGGAAACCGAGCAGGTGGCCACCGCCATGCACGAGATGAGCGCCAGCATCAACGACGTCACCGCCCATGTGCAGGAAACCGCCACGCAGGCCGACAGGGCCAGCCAGATGGCTTACCAGGGCCTGGAGATGGCCGGTGTCACCCGGGAAGCCATTGCCGGGCTGAAAAATACCGTGGACGATATCGGTGCCGAGGTGCAGCGGCTGGCGCAGCAGATCACCGGCATTGCTCAGGTTGCGGACATGATTGAAACCCTGTCGGAGCAGACCAACCTGCTGGCGCTCAATGCCGCCATCGAGGCGGCCCGGGCCGGCGAGCAGGGCCGGGGCTTCGCGGTGGTGGCCGACGAAGTGCGCCGGCTGGCGGCGCGGACCCGGGAGTCCACCGGCGAGATCCACCGTATTGTGGCGGAGCTGAGCGATCGCGCCGGCTCGTCGGTGGCGGTGGCCGAGCAGGGCAAGATTGGTGCCGAGGCGGGGCTGGGCCGTGTGGTGGAAACGGAAAAGAGCCTGAGCGGCATTACGTCGGCGGTGTCGCGCATTGCCGACATGTCAATGCAAATGGCCACGGCGGTGGAGCAGCAGGCGCGGGTGGCGGAAGACATCAACCGGCAGGCGGTGCACATGGCCAGTCTGTCGGACTCGGGGCTGGCCCAGGCCGACTCTGCCGCCGGCAGCATGGCCGAGTTGCAGTCGGTGGCCGGCGAACTGCACGATCTGGTGGTGCGGCTGAGGCGGTGA
- a CDS encoding sigma-70 family RNA polymerase sigma factor, with translation MAESSAFSPELNEQLRLQMLKFATLQLRDPHLAEDAVQEAMLGAFRYADSFHGHSAYKTWVFAILKHKIADQIRRRQRLTSVSELHDDTDQQFEDTLFNQAGRWHKEERPMRWSSPDDSLEDERFWQVFEACLEGLPARQGRVFMMREFVGLESPEICAELALTVSNLNVILYRARLRLRECLENRWQRQGDCSC, from the coding sequence ATGGCTGAATCGTCGGCGTTTTCGCCCGAGCTGAACGAACAACTGCGGCTGCAAATGCTGAAATTCGCCACCCTGCAGCTGCGGGATCCCCACCTGGCGGAAGACGCGGTGCAGGAAGCCATGCTGGGCGCCTTTCGCTATGCCGACTCCTTTCACGGCCACTCCGCCTACAAGACCTGGGTGTTTGCCATTCTCAAGCACAAGATCGCCGACCAGATCCGCCGGCGCCAGCGCCTGACCAGCGTCAGCGAGCTGCACGACGACACCGATCAGCAGTTTGAAGACACCCTGTTCAACCAGGCCGGACGCTGGCACAAGGAAGAGCGTCCCATGCGCTGGAGCTCTCCCGATGACAGCCTGGAAGACGAGCGCTTCTGGCAAGTCTTCGAGGCCTGTCTCGAGGGCCTGCCCGCCCGTCAGGGCCGGGTATTCATGATGCGGGAATTCGTGGGGCTGGAAAGCCCGGAGATCTGCGCCGAGCTGGCGCTCACCGTCAGCAATCTCAATGTCATTCTGTACCGGGCACGACTACGGCTGCGCGAATGCCTGGAGAACCGCTGGCAACGGCAAGGAGACTGCTCATGCTGA
- a CDS encoding TetR/AcrR family transcriptional regulator, giving the protein MTHPSAERDALLDTALHLGLHRGWHSFSLRELAEVRELPLATLNRHFRSRDDLAEALFDRADDALLGLPLDPQEPMRERLLTGIMVWLDYLAPYRPLVKEMLGYKLEPGHLHLQAHGITRISRTVQWLLEAADWQATGWRRSAAEVTLTGIYLTAVASFVVDTSDNLHTTRTLVHGLLGRSGRLLQ; this is encoded by the coding sequence ATGACCCACCCAAGCGCCGAACGGGATGCCCTTCTCGACACCGCCCTGCACCTGGGCCTGCACCGGGGCTGGCACAGTTTCAGCCTGCGCGAGCTGGCCGAGGTCCGGGAGCTGCCCCTGGCGACGCTGAACCGGCACTTTCGCTCCCGGGATGACCTGGCCGAGGCCCTGTTTGACCGGGCCGACGACGCCCTGCTCGGCCTGCCGCTGGACCCGCAAGAGCCCATGCGTGAGCGGTTGCTCACCGGCATCATGGTCTGGCTCGACTACCTGGCGCCCTATCGCCCGCTGGTGAAGGAAATGCTCGGCTACAAGCTGGAGCCCGGCCACCTTCACCTGCAGGCTCACGGCATTACCCGCATCAGCCGCACCGTACAGTGGCTGCTGGAAGCCGCCGACTGGCAGGCCACCGGCTGGCGCCGCAGTGCCGCCGAAGTCACCCTCACCGGCATTTATCTCACCGCCGTGGCCAGCTTTGTGGTGGACACCAGCGACAACCTGCACACCACCCGCACCCTGGTGCACGGCCTGCTCGGGCGCAGCGGCCGGCTGCTGCAATAA
- a CDS encoding zf-HC2 domain-containing protein: protein MLKCRQATRLMSESQERPLTTRETLSLRLHTLMCDACSNFQQQLPVLRRLCRTYAKRK, encoded by the coding sequence ATGCTGAAATGTCGTCAGGCCACCCGGCTGATGTCCGAAAGCCAGGAGCGGCCCCTTACCACCCGGGAAACACTGTCGCTGCGGCTGCACACCCTGATGTGCGACGCCTGCAGCAACTTTCAGCAGCAACTGCCGGTGCTGCGCCGGCTCTGCCGCACCTACGCCAAACGCAAGTAG
- a CDS encoding TRAP transporter permease has product MSQQQQQSLDGLSPEEQKKLKELMEKDAKTERKLTGPWAWLVAALAAAMVALYFYGAGVAALSTQYHLGIYVLITFVLVFLLYPAGGRTAHAGLSLVSAALLALLAGCFVIYDSPTALYQQFTLFKETWEYDGLSVALEQDADRLPYVLALILPFAALMLPLDQWLSRRNGNSPTASDVVLALMVAGTVLYWISQFEALNYRAGAENEVDMLVSVVGLLLSLEICRRVLGWSITLIGVGMIAFALFGPYLPELFAHRGFRFERLATALFLTTNGVFGVMANVLATYVILFIFFGAFLQKSGAGKFFIDLPLAMAGRSTGGPAKVAVISSALFGSVSGSAIANTVSSGAFTIPMMKRAGFKPHVAGAIEPAASIGGMFLPPIMGAGGFLMAELTGTPYSTIMILSIGPAILYFLAVYCMVHFEAKKHGLVGVQGEEIPHWKTVFKSGWYYALPLVIITVLLLTGRSAGNSAFWATLSCIAVSWVNKDTRMGPKEIWEAIQVGARNTLIVGATIGVIGVIVGTISLTGMGLKFSDLIISMAGDSLFMALVLVAIASLVLGMGVPVTAAYLIVAVLAVPALGEFGVSAIAAHMIVYWLSQDSNITPPVCVAAYAGAAIAGSDPWKTGWTSFKFAKMLYVMPLLFAYVPAMLLDGTWLEIITAFVSATLGTLAFGAFAMGYLRRQTRVHEWLLLGAGTLLLYWPTFVSDIAGLALVALVWWLQREGSARSAVNHSNAH; this is encoded by the coding sequence ATGTCACAACAGCAACAACAGTCCCTTGATGGACTCAGCCCGGAAGAGCAGAAAAAGCTCAAGGAGCTGATGGAAAAGGACGCCAAAACCGAGCGCAAACTCACCGGGCCCTGGGCCTGGCTGGTAGCGGCGCTGGCCGCCGCCATGGTGGCCCTCTACTTTTATGGTGCCGGCGTGGCCGCACTCAGCACCCAGTATCACCTCGGCATTTATGTGCTGATCACCTTTGTGCTGGTGTTTCTGCTCTACCCCGCCGGCGGCCGCACCGCCCATGCCGGCCTGTCGCTGGTGAGCGCCGCCCTGCTGGCCCTGCTGGCGGGCTGCTTTGTCATCTACGACTCGCCCACCGCCCTTTACCAGCAATTCACCCTGTTCAAGGAGACCTGGGAATACGACGGCCTGAGCGTGGCGCTGGAACAGGATGCCGACCGGCTGCCCTATGTGCTGGCCCTCATCCTGCCCTTTGCCGCCCTGATGCTCCCGCTGGATCAGTGGCTGAGCCGGCGCAACGGTAACAGCCCCACCGCCAGCGACGTGGTGCTGGCGCTGATGGTGGCGGGCACCGTGCTCTACTGGATCAGCCAGTTCGAGGCGCTCAACTACCGGGCCGGCGCCGAGAACGAGGTGGACATGCTGGTGAGCGTGGTCGGCCTGCTGCTGTCCCTGGAGATCTGCCGCCGGGTGCTGGGCTGGTCCATCACCCTGATCGGCGTGGGCATGATCGCCTTTGCCCTGTTCGGCCCTTACCTGCCGGAGCTGTTTGCCCACCGGGGCTTTCGTTTCGAACGCCTGGCCACCGCCCTGTTCCTGACCACCAACGGCGTGTTCGGGGTCATGGCCAACGTGCTGGCCACCTATGTGATTTTGTTTATCTTTTTTGGTGCCTTTTTGCAGAAGTCCGGCGCCGGCAAGTTCTTTATCGATCTGCCGCTGGCCATGGCCGGCCGCTCCACCGGCGGTCCGGCCAAGGTGGCGGTGATCTCTTCCGCCCTGTTCGGATCCGTGTCCGGCTCCGCCATCGCCAACACGGTGTCGTCCGGCGCCTTCACCATTCCCATGATGAAGCGGGCCGGCTTCAAGCCCCACGTGGCCGGCGCCATCGAGCCCGCCGCCTCCATCGGCGGCATGTTCCTGCCCCCCATCATGGGCGCCGGCGGCTTTCTGATGGCCGAGCTCACCGGTACCCCCTATTCCACCATCATGATCCTGTCCATCGGGCCGGCCATTCTGTACTTCCTGGCGGTGTACTGCATGGTGCACTTCGAAGCCAAAAAACACGGGCTGGTGGGTGTACAGGGGGAAGAGATCCCCCACTGGAAAACCGTGTTCAAGAGCGGCTGGTACTATGCGTTGCCGCTGGTGATCATTACCGTGCTGCTGCTCACCGGCCGCTCCGCCGGCAACTCGGCGTTCTGGGCCACGCTGTCGTGCATTGCGGTGAGCTGGGTCAACAAGGACACCCGCATGGGGCCGAAAGAGATCTGGGAGGCCATTCAGGTGGGCGCGCGCAATACCCTGATCGTGGGCGCCACCATCGGCGTGATCGGCGTCATTGTGGGCACCATCTCGCTCACCGGCATGGGCCTCAAGTTCTCGGATCTGATCATCTCCATGGCCGGCGACAGTCTGTTCATGGCCCTGGTGCTGGTGGCCATCGCCTCGCTGGTGCTGGGCATGGGGGTGCCGGTGACCGCCGCCTACCTGATCGTGGCCGTGCTGGCGGTGCCGGCACTGGGCGAGTTCGGCGTGTCGGCCATCGCCGCCCACATGATCGTGTACTGGCTGTCCCAGGACTCCAACATTACCCCGCCGGTGTGCGTGGCCGCCTATGCCGGCGCCGCCATTGCCGGCTCGGATCCGTGGAAAACCGGCTGGACCTCGTTCAAGTTCGCCAAGATGCTGTACGTGATGCCGCTGCTGTTCGCCTATGTGCCGGCCATGCTGCTGGACGGCACTTGGCTTGAAATCATCACCGCCTTTGTTTCCGCCACCCTCGGCACCCTGGCCTTTGGCGCCTTTGCCATGGGCTACCTGCGCCGCCAGACCCGCGTGCACGAGTGGTTGCTGCTGGGCGCCGGCACCCTGCTGCTGTACTGGCCCACCTTTGTGTCGGATATCGCCGGCCTGGCGCTGGTGGCCCTGGTGTGGTGGCTGCAGCGCGAAGGCAGCGCCCGCTCCGCCGTTAACCACTCCAACGCTCATTAA
- a CDS encoding HvfC/BufC N-terminal domain-containing protein codes for MHNAFLHALLDPALPVPAGVAAHPGQRARFNVYRNNVRVSLTEALAALFPVCKQLVGDDFFNAMAGIYIEQSPPSSPLLTGYGDSLPAFIEGFAPANRLPWLADMARLELLVQRVQHAADTEPVTADRLQALLTDPERLARQGLQLTPACALLRSAFAVASIWLAHHGEGRLQEIRTATPENVLVLRIGLSVRLLRLADADATFIECLRAGAPLAAALEHSLQQQADFNPAAILQGLLEWRAVTGFITQGDAS; via the coding sequence ATGCATAATGCCTTTCTTCACGCCCTGCTCGATCCGGCCCTGCCGGTGCCCGCCGGGGTCGCCGCTCACCCCGGCCAGCGGGCCCGCTTCAACGTGTATCGCAACAATGTACGGGTCTCGCTCACCGAGGCGCTGGCGGCACTGTTTCCGGTGTGCAAACAGCTGGTGGGCGACGACTTTTTTAACGCCATGGCCGGTATTTATATCGAACAGTCACCGCCGTCATCGCCGCTGCTGACCGGCTACGGCGACAGCCTGCCGGCGTTTATCGAGGGCTTTGCTCCCGCCAACCGCCTGCCCTGGCTGGCCGACATGGCCCGGCTGGAGCTGCTGGTGCAACGAGTGCAGCATGCCGCCGACACCGAGCCGGTCACCGCCGACCGGTTGCAGGCATTGCTGACCGATCCGGAGCGCCTGGCTCGCCAGGGTTTGCAGTTGACGCCTGCCTGCGCCCTGCTGCGTTCGGCCTTTGCGGTGGCTTCCATCTGGCTGGCACACCACGGCGAAGGTCGCCTGCAGGAAATTCGCACCGCCACACCGGAAAACGTGCTGGTACTGCGGATTGGGCTGTCGGTCAGGCTGCTGCGCCTCGCTGACGCCGACGCCACCTTTATTGAGTGCCTGCGGGCAGGCGCGCCCCTGGCAGCCGCCCTGGAGCACAGCCTGCAACAGCAGGCAGATTTCAATCCTGCGGCCATACTGCAGGGCCTGCTGGAATGGCGGGCCGTGACCGGATTTATTACGCAAGGAGACGCCTCATGA
- a CDS encoding TAXI family TRAP transporter solute-binding subunit — MTKHSKSFRVLTTLAVATVASLGTTAPQAQTERLAFSGGPDGGTFQYFSNGISTRLSRTLDGVEVSNMASAGSVENLRRVNSRDADFGIVYSGDMFLGLNGKLTNDTRKYRNAKAVSYLYGAPAHLIVLDGSGITEVSQLEGKSVAVGPAGSGAAASAQRFFESVGLWDKITPQYIGYNQGASALGDRQIDALWVFAGFPNASVIQAASSNDIRLLQVHEAASAGTLFQDHPYYAEVTIPAGTYPGVDYDVVTVQDSALWVAGRHLSAEQVADSLKQIYSEEGLTFMRSVSQAASAMSIDSGTLGIVTPLHDGAKAFWTEQGKTLTEQQQ; from the coding sequence ATGACCAAGCACAGCAAGTCCTTTCGTGTTCTGACCACCCTGGCCGTGGCCACCGTCGCCAGCCTGGGCACCACCGCCCCTCAGGCCCAGACCGAACGACTGGCCTTTTCCGGCGGCCCCGACGGCGGCACCTTTCAGTATTTCTCCAACGGCATTTCCACCCGCCTGTCCCGTACCCTGGACGGCGTGGAAGTGTCCAACATGGCCTCTGCCGGCTCGGTGGAAAACCTGCGCCGGGTGAATTCCAGGGACGCCGACTTCGGCATCGTCTATTCCGGCGACATGTTCCTGGGCCTGAACGGCAAGCTGACCAACGACACCCGCAAATACCGCAACGCCAAGGCGGTATCCTACCTCTACGGTGCACCCGCCCACCTGATCGTGCTCGATGGCTCCGGCATTACCGAGGTCTCCCAGCTGGAAGGCAAGAGCGTGGCCGTGGGCCCGGCCGGCTCCGGGGCCGCCGCCTCGGCCCAGCGCTTTTTTGAAAGCGTGGGCCTGTGGGACAAGATCACCCCGCAATACATCGGCTACAACCAGGGCGCCTCGGCCCTGGGAGATCGCCAGATTGACGCCCTCTGGGTGTTTGCCGGCTTCCCCAACGCGTCCGTGATCCAGGCCGCCTCCAGCAACGACATTCGCCTGCTGCAGGTGCACGAGGCCGCAAGCGCAGGCACCCTGTTCCAGGATCACCCCTACTACGCCGAAGTCACCATTCCCGCCGGCACCTACCCGGGGGTGGACTACGACGTGGTCACGGTACAGGATTCCGCCCTGTGGGTAGCCGGACGGCACCTGTCCGCCGAGCAGGTGGCCGACAGCCTGAAGCAAATCTACTCCGAAGAAGGCCTGACCTTTATGCGCTCCGTGTCCCAGGCCGCCTCCGCCATGAGCATTGACTCCGGCACCCTGGGCATAGTGACCCCGCTGCACGACGGCGCCAAGGCGTTCTGGACCGAGCAGGGTAAAACCCTGACCGAGCAGCAACAGTAA